A stretch of Parvimonas micra DNA encodes these proteins:
- a CDS encoding FMN-binding protein, with protein MKKNSVIAGLFVFCITTAGIGYTVYNSVYSDRQKHRANETTNLDSAKAPNELKDGEYIASAEGYEGPITVKVVIKEGKIFSVEVLSHNETPEYYEMAKKILQTIVEKNTFNVDSISGATVTSDAIKVAVYKALVQAGAKTSDVAEYLEKENQELRDKEKAKLLAKQASSVAGKVGFNRNNLKDGTFIGVGRGYNGPIKVSISIKNGVIYDARVISHSDDYPYFTWASSVLNKVISGNTSIDTVSGATVSSRGILNAVKDALRKASNGNNNLDINSPEGTEQSIPRQNRRQIEQLKKYFKGLKDGIYYGKSNGYYTNSIEVKVTVKDGKIVKIELIKNKDDESYFDNKKAGILGERIISSQSTNIDTISGATTSSKGFINAVVNALEKAVDSNGSDADKYIYSPKTIIATVGEIIGLQKIRDALEKLPDDAQINIKSNADTSSEGKTKIIVELIFKDNSKKIVEIPVLVNVKVNGSYKFLSAEEVKNLDKNVNYPDGVYYGDSYGFVSNKPIPVKVTIKNNKIENVELVKEELNRLKGLTSPGNIDDGGIFQEKFYTVIDRIKNMQKFESLIYKFQVLRDATNKVMEEAHGKEQTVEVYRDALDKVIGKHNFGKWRLTIDQSDIKGERNIHDRIFTLLKIYVREELGYDGDDYDAVSGATFTATGTATSIKNALLKAKNFDFYDMRIDDSNFKTSYKEGDKLDLKDLKVTIYKKNNQKITVSYSDFDKYGLKVIDEYKKELRDGLVLNKENLGYSVTDGLRLRVVHKESNSFKFLNTILISKNRTKNFEISGIKIKAKNESEWYDTKGYNTADFIQNITVSKEVAEKLNGKEIEFKIIAKDKNSSDEIEIPLKQAQNKTLIGDFVSGEYTLDVIEKYKGVLFNNTFRIKTKVDGKIPKAFLYKEIPETLIIPKGTEITEDKIRNVLKNLPDETKISVLSQVDVNKVNENIPQKLLIKLKFDDGSEKKLEIDVIIKEKVTSMADKYVYKPKDLITIKGKEVTLSHLKNHLDDLPEGTKIEIIYEADVTEVNEEGTSMEVRLEFADKSIKDISINVIVKDTAPNKAEEFKILYPEIKNEIVNVVVKDSKYGNMKNFAETVKWGSFSDFAINRDLKLKSRSADISRIEVLKEPDRSKLGDQKGKIKLSFKDGSKLELEISVKIVPYPVYRIFRLTSNKTQYKLEDRFNLNDLKVTLFISNKLENESDWATTGTPIQNIPYSDFHLFGIKVVDLDSKKEIENNSIISTLVKNNKLSVGAYCENLIQNNDYESGKKLVEIFNIKITNIDKLIESKKNIVEVKDEKDVNEVDDSNKSGKVMESKKDIKNVDNINNTSKEIKTIESEKKTKDNVQKKDSSSGGKITYDSSEKQKVKTNEREE; from the coding sequence ATGAAAAAAAATAGTGTTATTGCAGGTTTATTTGTTTTTTGTATTACAACTGCAGGAATAGGTTACACTGTTTATAATAGTGTTTATTCTGATAGACAAAAACACAGAGCAAATGAAACTACAAATCTCGACAGTGCAAAGGCTCCAAATGAATTGAAAGATGGAGAATATATAGCAAGTGCTGAGGGATATGAAGGTCCTATAACGGTAAAAGTTGTAATTAAAGAAGGTAAAATTTTTTCTGTTGAAGTGCTTTCACATAATGAAACACCTGAATACTATGAAATGGCAAAAAAAATTTTACAAACCATTGTAGAAAAGAATACGTTTAATGTCGATTCAATTTCTGGGGCAACAGTTACTTCTGATGCTATTAAAGTTGCTGTTTACAAGGCGCTTGTTCAAGCTGGAGCAAAAACAAGTGATGTAGCTGAATATCTTGAAAAGGAAAATCAAGAACTAAGAGATAAAGAGAAAGCAAAATTGTTAGCAAAGCAAGCTTCATCTGTTGCCGGTAAAGTTGGATTTAACAGAAATAATCTTAAAGATGGTACATTTATTGGCGTTGGACGTGGATATAATGGACCAATCAAGGTTTCTATTTCTATAAAAAATGGAGTAATTTATGATGCAAGAGTTATAAGTCATAGTGATGACTATCCATATTTTACTTGGGCATCCAGTGTACTTAATAAAGTTATAAGTGGAAATACCAGTATTGATACAGTCTCAGGAGCAACTGTATCAAGTAGAGGGATATTAAATGCTGTAAAAGATGCCTTACGAAAGGCTAGTAATGGTAATAATAATTTAGATATTAATTCGCCTGAAGGAACAGAGCAAAGTATTCCTAGACAAAATAGACGACAAATAGAACAATTAAAAAAATATTTTAAAGGTTTAAAAGACGGCATTTATTATGGCAAATCAAATGGATATTATACAAATTCAATTGAAGTTAAAGTAACTGTTAAAGATGGTAAAATAGTTAAAATAGAATTGATTAAAAATAAGGATGATGAATCATATTTTGATAATAAAAAAGCAGGGATATTAGGAGAAAGAATTATTTCAAGCCAATCTACAAATATAGATACAATTTCTGGAGCTACAACATCTTCAAAAGGTTTTATAAATGCTGTTGTTAATGCCTTAGAAAAAGCAGTTGATTCTAATGGAAGTGATGCTGATAAATATATTTATTCCCCTAAGACTATAATTGCAACTGTAGGGGAAATTATTGGATTACAAAAGATAAGAGATGCATTAGAAAAATTGCCAGATGATGCACAAATTAATATAAAAAGTAATGCAGATACAAGTTCTGAAGGTAAAACTAAAATTATAGTTGAACTTATATTCAAGGATAATAGTAAAAAAATTGTAGAAATTCCTGTATTGGTAAATGTTAAAGTGAATGGAAGTTATAAATTTTTATCAGCAGAAGAAGTTAAAAATCTTGACAAAAATGTAAATTACCCTGACGGAGTTTACTATGGTGACAGTTATGGATTTGTTTCTAATAAGCCTATACCTGTAAAAGTTACTATTAAGAACAATAAAATTGAGAATGTAGAGCTTGTTAAAGAAGAATTAAATAGATTAAAAGGATTAACATCACCTGGAAATATAGATGATGGTGGTATATTCCAAGAAAAATTTTATACTGTAATTGATAGGATTAAAAATATGCAAAAGTTTGAATCCTTGATATATAAATTTCAGGTATTAAGAGATGCGACTAATAAGGTTATGGAAGAAGCTCATGGTAAAGAACAAACTGTAGAAGTTTATAGAGACGCATTGGATAAAGTAATTGGAAAACATAATTTTGGTAAATGGAGATTAACTATAGATCAGTCGGATATAAAAGGTGAGAGAAATATTCATGATAGAATATTTACATTGTTAAAAATATATGTTAGAGAAGAACTGGGCTATGATGGTGACGATTATGATGCAGTAAGTGGTGCTACGTTCACTGCAACAGGGACTGCTACATCTATAAAAAATGCATTATTAAAAGCTAAAAACTTTGATTTTTATGACATGAGAATTGACGATAGCAACTTTAAAACTTCATATAAAGAAGGAGATAAACTTGATTTAAAAGACTTAAAAGTTACTATATATAAAAAAAATAATCAAAAAATTACAGTCTCTTATTCTGACTTCGACAAATATGGATTGAAGGTAATTGATGAATATAAGAAGGAACTAAGAGATGGATTAGTTTTGAATAAAGAAAACTTGGGCTACAGTGTTACAGATGGATTGAGACTTAGAGTGGTTCATAAAGAAAGTAATAGCTTTAAATTTTTAAATACAATTCTTATATCCAAAAATAGGACTAAGAATTTTGAAATTTCTGGAATTAAGATAAAAGCCAAGAATGAATCTGAGTGGTATGATACCAAGGGATATAATACTGCAGATTTTATTCAAAATATTACTGTTTCTAAAGAAGTTGCAGAAAAACTTAATGGTAAAGAAATAGAGTTTAAGATAATTGCCAAGGATAAAAATTCTTCTGATGAAATTGAAATTCCTTTAAAACAAGCACAAAATAAGACTTTAATTGGAGATTTTGTTAGTGGAGAATATACATTAGATGTTATTGAAAAATATAAAGGTGTATTATTTAATAATACTTTCCGTATTAAAACAAAAGTTGATGGGAAGATTCCAAAAGCATTTTTATACAAAGAAATACCAGAAACTTTGATTATACCAAAAGGAACAGAAATAACAGAAGATAAAATAAGAAATGTTCTTAAAAATTTACCTGATGAAACTAAAATTTCAGTTTTAAGTCAAGTTGATGTAAACAAAGTAAATGAGAATATCCCTCAAAAGCTTTTAATTAAACTTAAATTTGATGATGGTAGTGAAAAAAAATTAGAAATAGATGTTATTATAAAAGAAAAAGTTACTTCTATGGCTGACAAATATGTTTACAAACCAAAAGATTTGATTACAATTAAAGGTAAAGAAGTAACGTTAAGCCATTTGAAAAATCACCTCGATGACTTGCCAGAAGGTACAAAAATTGAGATTATTTATGAAGCTGATGTAACTGAAGTGAATGAAGAGGGTACTTCAATGGAAGTAAGGCTTGAATTTGCAGATAAAAGTATAAAGGATATATCAATTAATGTTATAGTAAAAGATACCGCTCCAAATAAAGCTGAAGAATTTAAGATTTTATATCCTGAAATAAAAAATGAAATAGTAAATGTAGTTGTAAAAGACTCTAAATATGGAAATATGAAAAATTTTGCCGAAACTGTTAAATGGGGTTCCTTTTCAGACTTTGCTATAAATAGAGATTTAAAACTTAAATCTCGTTCTGCAGATATTTCACGTATTGAAGTATTAAAAGAACCAGACAGATCGAAGTTAGGAGATCAAAAAGGTAAGATAAAATTAAGCTTTAAGGATGGTTCAAAACTTGAACTTGAAATATCAGTAAAAATAGTACCATATCCTGTATATAGAATATTTAGATTAACTTCAAATAAAACGCAGTATAAGTTAGAAGATAGATTTAATTTGAATGATTTAAAAGTAACATTATTTATTTCTAATAAGTTGGAAAATGAGTCAGATTGGGCTACAACCGGAACACCTATTCAAAATATTCCTTATTCTGATTTTCATTTATTTGGAATTAAAGTTGTAGATTTAGATTCAAAAAAAGAAATTGAAAATAACAGTATAATAAGTACACTTGTTAAAAATAACAAATTATCAGTTGGAGCATATTGTGAAAATCTAATTCAAAATAATGATTACGAAAGTGGAAAAAAACTGGTAGAAATTTTTAATATAAAAATAACAAATATTGATAAATTGATAGAATCTAAAAAAAATATTGTAGAAGTTAAAGATGAGAAAGATGTTAACGAAGTAGATGACTCTAATAAATCAGGAAAAGTTATGGAGTCAAAAAAAGATATTAAAAATGTTGATAACATAAATAATACTTCAAAAGAAATTAAAACTATTGAATCTGAAAAAAAAACTAAGGACAATGTTCAAAAAAAAGATTCGAGTAGTGGAGGGAAAATAACTTATGACTCATCAGAAAAACAAAAAGTAAAAACTAATGAAAGGGAAGAATAG